In one window of Drosophila innubila isolate TH190305 chromosome 2L unlocalized genomic scaffold, UK_Dinn_1.0 4_B_2L, whole genome shotgun sequence DNA:
- the LOC117779982 gene encoding protein deadlock, producing MRQRDIRRMWATIVHHTGKDKYTNEEWQESFESFYQCMQLPTEPYIDIDKLVKIEKMPSDKQLKKNKINNSLDLKLKEDSNNSSDIIEDLQPLSALQKRIKFLVKSTESIPITQKSETNISEQKTSVSSERTIEIPTKRRRGRRPIKKIEQSECQPTKTEKEELGILQAQKEEQESKKKPELVLPKEEPSKEQSIQKQTTQATKRQVKKSADSQPLKSENDLSIQDQEKKRNGNQTGSKKRTLENQAFSQEPKRARLNPRSRSKRQSKLNPINGILMAHKSPTAINLIYEAPTSRSEEPVQSTEIAENLIVQNQESSRNDFKCITRDCSEIIEVEDKSSPIHEPILIHLSNEDNTEISPAGGTSETIEVDDNSTPIPMDESVFTDLKIDDYQDINQLLIENNNADLIIDSKENSDCDEIERYLQCCNAKTPSEIDDEIADTSIFDNIPNETVETTKMIKTPNEIDHTISDALTYADSIPNEKTQTAETTEIIKTPTKIVHDNIPNEGTETTEIIETPTKIGLEIPDNSNHFNNLSSGKEDTTVVLKTPSEIDNETIATNFFDNIPDLTTETTEIFKTPLELDAIIQDVLNYEFEDDALSVATSWDGEDLFPPDTKTDTDPNTKDTNKKDVQRISVKSEKTETEEPIQELNVQAVRHTASAKATFEELRRFRIPKKIDAKESSPQEQRHLNGYHEKQKEINLREQRPLNRCQKLNGQVQAKQAPQTVRQNIHSREQQMSSNSCNGSMPSKLSRVPIFAPPYRLPACEPSPSLPITPSAYSNDNNGMSEIFGIKCWRHFSQRCRKTVCNHSLADIGDVKRRLDLMNNSQLVCAYNFVLRHSALFKFCFSLFAEIFGRRSVQTKLVQMVEHCSLYMDLCVPFTTEIFYLMVRYKIPPEVAASHFMKHLWKPTNASMYPDLALQLLRILASADWYNYTTHLEELFSHKEFKTPIEFIVSIAQDAIAKNQPLLIDKLYELHSCNRRSSNNKKGNRKKIKSSWRKCNCS from the exons atgagACAACGTGACATTAGACGCATGTGGGCAACAATTGTGCATCATACGGGGaaagataaatatacaaatgaaGAATGGCAAGAAAGTTTCGAGTCATTTTATCAATGCATGCAATTGCCCACCGAGCCCTACATTGAT ATCGAcaaattggttaaaatcgaaaaaatgcCATCAGATAAGCAGTTGAAGAAGAACAAGATTAATAATTCTctagatttaaaattgaagGAAGACTCGAATAATTCGAGCGACATAATTGAGGACTTGCAACCACTGTCGGCACTACAAAAACGAATAAAATTTCTAGTGAAATCGACGGAATCAATCCCAATAACGCAAAAATCCGAGACAAATATAAGCGAACAAAAAACGTCTGTAAGTTCTGAAAGGACCATTGAAATTCCGACTAAACGTAGGCGAGGTCGCAGGCCGATCAAGAAGATTGAACAATCTGAATGTCAACCAACGAAAACTGAAAAAGAAGAGCTGGGTATTCTGCAAGCACAAAAAGAGGAGCAAGAGAGCAAG AAAAAACCTGAGCTAGTTTTGCCAAAAGAAGAGCCATCAAAAGAGCAATCAATTCAAAAGCAAACGACACAAGCAACAAAGCGTCAAGTAAAAAAGTCGGCGGATTCACAACCGTTAAAATCTGAAAACGATTTGAGTATTCAAGACCAGGAAAAAAAGCGAAATGGCAATCAAACGGGTTCAAAGAAAAGGACTTTAGAAAATCAAGCATTTAGTCAAGAACCTAAACGCGCCAGACTGAACCCAAGATCACGTTCAAAGCGGCAATCGAAATTGAACCCA ATAAATGGGATACTAATGGCGCACAAATCGCCGACTGCAATCAATTTGATATATGAAGCCCCAACGTCCAGATCAGAAGAACCCGTGCAGTCAACAGAAATTGCTGAAAATCTGATTGTTCAAAATCAAGAATCCAGTCGAAAcgattttaaatgcattacgAGGGACTGCTCTGAGATAATAGAAGTTGAGGACAAATCATCGCCCATTCATGAACCTATATTAATACATCTGTCGAATGAAGATAACACTGAAATCAGCCCTGCCGGTGGTACATCTGAGACTATTGAAGTGGATGACAATTCAACGCCCATTCCAATGGATGAATCTGTATTCACAGATCTAAAAATCGATGACTATCAGGATATAAATCAATTGTTGATTGAAAATAACAATGCCGATTTGATAATTGATTCCAAAGAGAATTCTGATTGTGATGAGATTGAACGTTACTTGCAATGCTGTAATGCCAAAACGCCCAGTGAAATTGATGATGAAATTGCTGATACTTCAATTTTCGATAATATTCCCAACGAGACAGTAGAAACAACGAAGATGATTAAAACGCCGAATGAAATTGATCATACAATTTCAGATGCTTTAACTTATGCCGATAGTATTCCCAACGAGAAAACACAGACAGCAGAGACAACGGAGATTATTAAAACACCGACTAAAATCGTTCATGATAATATTCCCAATGAGGGAACTGAGACAACGGAGATAATTGAAACACCCACTAAAATTGGTTTAGAAATTCCAGATAACTCAAACCATTTCAATAATCTTTCCAGCGGAAAAGAAGATACAACGGTAGTCCTTAAAACGCCGAGCGAAATTGATAATGAAACTATAGCTACTAACTTTTTTGACAATATTCCCGACTTGACAACGGAAACTACAGAGATATTTAAAACGCCCTTGGAATTGGATGCGATAATTCAAGATGTGCTGAACTATGAGTTTGAAGATGACGCTTTATCGGTAGCAACATCTTGGGATGGGGAGGATTTATTTCCACCTGATACTAAAACTGACACAGATCCAAACActaaagatacaaataaaaaagatgtACAAAGGATATCAGTCAAATCAGAGAAGACAGAAACGGAAGAACCGATTCAAGAATTAAATGTTCAAGCTGTTAGACATACAGCTTCAGCTAAGGCGACGTTTGAAGAATTGCGCAGGTTTCGCATACCCAAGAAAATTGATGCAAAGGAATCAAGTCCACAAGAGCAACGTCACTTGAATGGATACCAcgaaaagcaaaaggaaatAAATCTGCGAGAGCAACGTCCTTTGAATAGATGCCAAAAGCTGAATGGACAAGTCCAAGCGAAACAAGCACCACAAACAGTTCGGCAAAACATTCATTCACGCGAACAGCAAATGTCTAGTAACAGTTGCAATGGATCAATGCCAAGTAAATTGAGTAGAGTGCCTATTTTTGCACCTCCTTATCGATTACCAGCTTGTGAGCCATCACCATCGCTCCCAATCACTCCGAGCGCCTATTCCAATGACAATAATGGAATGTCTGAAATCTTTGGCATCAAGTGCTGGCGTCATTTTTCTCAAAGATGTCGTAAAACCGTTTGCAATCACAGTCTTGCCGATATTGGAGATGTCAAGCGTCGGCTTGACCTGATGAATAATTCTCAGCTAGTCTGCGCCTATAATTTTGTCTTGCGCCATAGCGCCCTCTTCAAATTCTGTTTCTCACTGTTTGCTGAGATCTTTGGCAGACGTTCTGTGCAAACGAAACTCGTTCAAATGGTTGAGCATTGTAGTCTCTATATGGATCTCTGTGTCCCATTCACCACTGagattttctatttaatgGTGCGCTATAAGATTCCACCAGAAGTGGCAGCGAGTCACTTTATGAAGCATTTGTGGAAGCCGACTAACGCCAGTATGTATCCGGATTTGGCATTGCAGTTGCTAAGGATCCTGGCCAGCGCTGATTGGTATAATTATACCACGCATCTTGAGGAGCTATTTTCACACAAAGAATTTAAGACTCCCATCGAGTTTATAGTGTCGATTGCACAAGATGCTATAGCTAAGAATCAGCCGCTGCTTATTGACAAATTGTACGAG CTCCACAGCTGCAACAGacggagcagcaacaacaagaaggggaaccgcaagaaaatcaaaagcagCTGGCGGAAGTGCAACTGCAGCTAA
- the LOC117781879 gene encoding transcription factor E2F2, translating into MYKRKSAPIVTKQRITASSSPEADDSTSVNDEMDSKAYGNFRIELSQEQQKPQIQMQQQSQQSAQSQSQPSQQRCVGSLVLLTQKFVELMKQNGGSIDLKEATKILDVQKRRIYDITNVLEGIGLIDKGRHCSLVRWRGGGFTNAKDRKDFDVARERTDNLKSVEEDLDKQLEYAQRNLHFIMQDPTNQSYAYLTRDDLLNIYGDDSVFTIPNYDEEVEIQRNDNELRFSLDNGSTIDIRLVTNQGKGTTNPHDADGPFDERHLDMTPSPPSSPSHSSDAGGVIGTGNVIKDEHTYSCNPELKDEMKTLENELTAKIIFQNYMAGHSLRRFYPDDPNLENPPLVQLNPPQEDFNFVLKSDEGICELFDVHC; encoded by the exons ATGTACAAGCGTAAATCTGCACCTATAGTCACGAAGCAGCGGATCACTGCCAGCAGCAGCCCCGAAGCTGATGACTCTACTAGTGTTAACGATGAGATGGATTCTAAAGCATATGGCAATTTCCGCATAGAACTGTCGCAGGAACAACAAAAGCCGCAAATCCAAATGCAGCAGCAATCACAACAATCAGCGCAATCCCAATCACAGCCCAGTCAACAGCGATGTGTGGGTTCGTTGGTGTTATTGACCCAAAAATTCGTAGAACTGATGAAGCAGAATGGTGGTTCGATTGATCTGAAAGAG GCCACAAAAATCCTGGACGTGCAGAAGCGACGTATTTACGATATCACCAATGTCCTCGAGGGTATTGGCCTGATTGATAAGGGCAGGCACTGCTCACTTGTTCGTTGGCG CGGAGGCGGCTTTACGAATGCAAAGGACCGCAAGGATTTCGATGTTGCTCGAGAGCGCACGGATAATCTGAAATCTGTGGAGGAGGACTTGGATAAGCAATTGGAGTACGCGCAACGGAACTTGCACTTTATAATGCAGGATCCAACTAATCAATCGTACGCATATTTAACACGCGATGACTTACTTAACATATATGGTGACGATTCCGTCTTTACTATACCAAATTATGACGAAGAAGTGGAAATTCAGCGAAATGAT AATGAGCTACGCTTTTCACTGGATAATGGCAGCACAATAGATATTCGTTTGGTTACCAACCAAGGCAAAGGTACAACAAATCCACATGATGCCGATGGACCATTTGATGAGCGACACTTGGACATGACACCATCGCCACCATCTTCGCCGTCACACTCCAGCGATGCAGGTGGTGTAATCGGAACTGGCAACGTCATAAAAGATGAACATACCTACTCTTGTAATCCCGAACTGAAGGATGAGATGAAGACCCTCGAAAATGAACTGActgctaaaataatatttcaaaactaTATGGCTGGCCACTCACTCAGACGATTTTATCCCGATGATCCAAATTTAG AAAATCCACCACTTGTGCAGCTTAATCCACCCCAAGAAGACTTTAATTTCGTGCTGAAAAGTGACGAAGGCATCTGCGAACTTTTTGACGTACATTGCTAG